A region of Neovison vison isolate M4711 chromosome 7, ASM_NN_V1, whole genome shotgun sequence DNA encodes the following proteins:
- the SIRT2 gene encoding NAD-dependent protein deacetylase sirtuin-2 isoform X1, which produces MISGSCSSLPYLCPSCFRCRHGTEQSVTAPRAPAPRPWPSRIDSDSDSEEGAAGGEAEMDFLRNFFSQTLGLGTQKERLLDDLTLEGVTRYMQSERCRRVICLVGAGISTSAGIPDFRSPSTGLYANLEKYHLPYPEAIFEIGYFKKHPEPFFALAKELYPGQFKPTVCHYFIRLLKEKGLLLRCYTQNIDTLERVAGLEPEDLVEAHGTFYTSHCISPLCRREYSLSWMKEKIFSEVTPKCEKCHNVVKPDIVFFGENLPARFFSCMQSDFLKVDLLLIMGTSLQVQPFASLISKAPLSTPRLLINKEKTGQTDPFLGMMMGLGGGMDFDSKKAYRDVAWLGDCDQGCLALADLLGWKKELEELVRKEHASIDAQAGSGSPSPNPNTSASPRKSPPPAKEEARTAEGERPQ; this is translated from the exons ATGATTTCTGGGAGTTGTAGTTCTTTGCCctatctctgcccctcctgtttcCGGTGCCGTCACGGGACAGAGCAGTCGGTGACAGCCCCGAgggcccccgccccgcgcccatGGCCGAGCCGGATC GACTCAGATTCAGACTCTGAGGAAGGAGCCGCTGGCGGCGAAGCAGAGA TGGACTTCCTGCGGAACTTCTTCTCCCAGACACTGGGCCTGGGCACCCAGAAGGAGCGTTTGCTGGACGACCTGACCCTGGAAGGGGTGACCCGCTACATGCAGAGCGAGCGCT GTCGCAGGGTCATCTGTTTGGTAGGAGCTGGGATCTCCACAT CTGCCGGCATCCCTGACTTCCGCTCCCCATCCACTGGCCTCTACGCCAACCTGGAGAAGTACCATCTTCCTTACCCGGAGGCCATCTTTGAGATTGGCTACTTTAAG AAACACCCAGAGCCCTTCTTTGCTCTCGCCAAGGAACTCTATCCTGGGCAGTTCAAG CCAACCGTCTGCCATTACTTCATCCGCCTGCTGAAGGAGAAGGGGCTGCTGCTGCGCTGCTACACACAG AACATAGACACCCTGGAGCGAGTGGCAGGGCTGGAGCCCGAGGACCTGGTGGAGGCCCACGGCACCTTCTACACCTCACACTGCATCAGCCCCCTCTGCCGGCGGGAGTACTCGCTCAGCTGGATGAAGG agaAGATCTTCTCAGAGGTGACTCCCAAGTGTGAGAAATGTCACAACGTGGTGAAGCCTG ACATTGTGTTCTTCGGTGAGAACCTCCCAGCGAGATTCTTCTCCTGCATGCAGTCA GACTTCCTGAAGGTGGATCTCCTCCTCATCATGGGCACGTCCCTACAGGTGCAGCCCTTCGCATCCCTCATCAGCAA GGCACCCCTCTCCACCCCACGCCTGCTCATCAACAAGGAGAAGACTGGGCAG acTGACCCTTTCCTGGGGATGATGATGGGCCTCGGAGGAGGCATGGACTTCGACTCCAAGAAGGCCTACAG AGACGTAGCCTGGCTGGGTGACTGTGACCAGGGCTGCCTGGCTCTTGCCGACCTCCTCGGATGGAAG AAGGAGCTGGAGGAGCTCGTCCGGAAGGAGCATGCCAGCATTGACGCCCAGGCAGGATCGGGGAGCCCCAGCCCCAACCCCAACACTTCAGCTTcccccaggaagtctccacctcCCGCCAAGGAGGAGGCCAGGACCGCAGAGGGAGAGCGGCCCCAGTGA
- the SIRT2 gene encoding NAD-dependent protein deacetylase sirtuin-2 isoform X3 produces the protein MISGSCSSLPYLCPSCFRCRHGTEQSVTAPRAPAPRPWPSRIDSDSDSEEGAAGGEAEMDFLRNFFSQTLGLGTQKERLLDDLTLEGVTRYMQSERCRRVICLVGAGISTSAGIPDFRSPSTGLYANLEKYHLPYPEAIFEIGYFKKHPEPFFALAKELYPGQFKPTVCHYFIRLLKEKGLLLRCYTQNIDTLERVAGLEPEDLVEAHGTFYTSHCISPLCRREYSLSWMKEKIFSEVTPKCEKCHNVVKPDIVFFGENLPARFFSCMQSDFLKVDLLLIMGTSLQVQPFASLISK, from the exons ATGATTTCTGGGAGTTGTAGTTCTTTGCCctatctctgcccctcctgtttcCGGTGCCGTCACGGGACAGAGCAGTCGGTGACAGCCCCGAgggcccccgccccgcgcccatGGCCGAGCCGGATC GACTCAGATTCAGACTCTGAGGAAGGAGCCGCTGGCGGCGAAGCAGAGA TGGACTTCCTGCGGAACTTCTTCTCCCAGACACTGGGCCTGGGCACCCAGAAGGAGCGTTTGCTGGACGACCTGACCCTGGAAGGGGTGACCCGCTACATGCAGAGCGAGCGCT GTCGCAGGGTCATCTGTTTGGTAGGAGCTGGGATCTCCACAT CTGCCGGCATCCCTGACTTCCGCTCCCCATCCACTGGCCTCTACGCCAACCTGGAGAAGTACCATCTTCCTTACCCGGAGGCCATCTTTGAGATTGGCTACTTTAAG AAACACCCAGAGCCCTTCTTTGCTCTCGCCAAGGAACTCTATCCTGGGCAGTTCAAG CCAACCGTCTGCCATTACTTCATCCGCCTGCTGAAGGAGAAGGGGCTGCTGCTGCGCTGCTACACACAG AACATAGACACCCTGGAGCGAGTGGCAGGGCTGGAGCCCGAGGACCTGGTGGAGGCCCACGGCACCTTCTACACCTCACACTGCATCAGCCCCCTCTGCCGGCGGGAGTACTCGCTCAGCTGGATGAAGG agaAGATCTTCTCAGAGGTGACTCCCAAGTGTGAGAAATGTCACAACGTGGTGAAGCCTG ACATTGTGTTCTTCGGTGAGAACCTCCCAGCGAGATTCTTCTCCTGCATGCAGTCA GACTTCCTGAAGGTGGATCTCCTCCTCATCATGGGCACGTCCCTACAGGTGCAGCCCTTCGCATCCCTCATCAGCAAGTAG
- the SIRT2 gene encoding NAD-dependent protein deacetylase sirtuin-2 isoform X2 has product MAEPDPSDPLETQAGKVQEAQDSDSDSEEGAAGGEAEMDFLRNFFSQTLGLGTQKERLLDDLTLEGVTRYMQSERCRRVICLVGAGISTSAGIPDFRSPSTGLYANLEKYHLPYPEAIFEIGYFKKHPEPFFALAKELYPGQFKPTVCHYFIRLLKEKGLLLRCYTQNIDTLERVAGLEPEDLVEAHGTFYTSHCISPLCRREYSLSWMKEKIFSEVTPKCEKCHNVVKPDIVFFGENLPARFFSCMQSDFLKVDLLLIMGTSLQVQPFASLISKAPLSTPRLLINKEKTGQTDPFLGMMMGLGGGMDFDSKKAYRDVAWLGDCDQGCLALADLLGWKKELEELVRKEHASIDAQAGSGSPSPNPNTSASPRKSPPPAKEEARTAEGERPQ; this is encoded by the exons atGGCCGAGCCGGATC cctctgaccCTCTGGAGACCCAGGCAGGGAAGGTGCAGGAGGCTCAG GACTCAGATTCAGACTCTGAGGAAGGAGCCGCTGGCGGCGAAGCAGAGA TGGACTTCCTGCGGAACTTCTTCTCCCAGACACTGGGCCTGGGCACCCAGAAGGAGCGTTTGCTGGACGACCTGACCCTGGAAGGGGTGACCCGCTACATGCAGAGCGAGCGCT GTCGCAGGGTCATCTGTTTGGTAGGAGCTGGGATCTCCACAT CTGCCGGCATCCCTGACTTCCGCTCCCCATCCACTGGCCTCTACGCCAACCTGGAGAAGTACCATCTTCCTTACCCGGAGGCCATCTTTGAGATTGGCTACTTTAAG AAACACCCAGAGCCCTTCTTTGCTCTCGCCAAGGAACTCTATCCTGGGCAGTTCAAG CCAACCGTCTGCCATTACTTCATCCGCCTGCTGAAGGAGAAGGGGCTGCTGCTGCGCTGCTACACACAG AACATAGACACCCTGGAGCGAGTGGCAGGGCTGGAGCCCGAGGACCTGGTGGAGGCCCACGGCACCTTCTACACCTCACACTGCATCAGCCCCCTCTGCCGGCGGGAGTACTCGCTCAGCTGGATGAAGG agaAGATCTTCTCAGAGGTGACTCCCAAGTGTGAGAAATGTCACAACGTGGTGAAGCCTG ACATTGTGTTCTTCGGTGAGAACCTCCCAGCGAGATTCTTCTCCTGCATGCAGTCA GACTTCCTGAAGGTGGATCTCCTCCTCATCATGGGCACGTCCCTACAGGTGCAGCCCTTCGCATCCCTCATCAGCAA GGCACCCCTCTCCACCCCACGCCTGCTCATCAACAAGGAGAAGACTGGGCAG acTGACCCTTTCCTGGGGATGATGATGGGCCTCGGAGGAGGCATGGACTTCGACTCCAAGAAGGCCTACAG AGACGTAGCCTGGCTGGGTGACTGTGACCAGGGCTGCCTGGCTCTTGCCGACCTCCTCGGATGGAAG AAGGAGCTGGAGGAGCTCGTCCGGAAGGAGCATGCCAGCATTGACGCCCAGGCAGGATCGGGGAGCCCCAGCCCCAACCCCAACACTTCAGCTTcccccaggaagtctccacctcCCGCCAAGGAGGAGGCCAGGACCGCAGAGGGAGAGCGGCCCCAGTGA
- the RINL gene encoding ras and Rab interactor-like protein: MRNTFTSCSSRPPFREQRPGHGLLASCVLRMAQLEDEASAGPINGERWVPSQVNGAGETPIGVLGTPEPLLRLWRTWGVWQIPELDIQDAEALLELWPPGSFLVTGHDPSQVLVLRTGASPGEIHTYQIQKLPGGVSLEYSNLCMPDLPHLLAFLSASRDVLPRTLLLPPPTLRPGDQHTGPPQTGSVHLNVPERVLSMVNKLYLETHGGWGKEQIPPETPPETEERHSSAPRNPAPHRVSWVEGPLSLEVHHPGPDLASLVEEKEKEDEEEDENKDDYKDEENGPEDVLTHHIQALARARGNYVGRQFQSLRARLTSNARGPHRPGDPATELLQDVRHLLTDLQDHLSKDPDVRAVFGSRGPGVPQKDYDLGTAVEAALCRAVLAPLKPALWARLRKLRAQELRRLRQRQIALRVGAGPPGCQGLGFEGPGPAPALRSRIHARLEHLHAACAPRRKVALLLAVCTDVYAGLTQGENQEPLGADAFLPALTEELIWSPHIGETQLDVEFLMELLDPDELRGEAGYYLTTWFGALYHIAHYQPDAGRAPQGLSSEARASLRQWHSRRTLHRQDRQDHAGAQVSLPFEEPWARDPVPRDQ, translated from the exons ATGAGGAACACTTTCACTTCCTGCTCCTCCCGGCCTCCCTTCAGAGAACAG AGGCCAGGCCATGGCTTGCTGGCCTCCTGTGTCCTGAGGATGGCCCAGCTGGAAGACGAGGCCTCTGCAGGCCCCATCAACGGGGAGAG ATGGGTTCCATCACAGGTGAATGGAGCAGGTGAGACCCCCATAGGGGTCCTTGGGACCCCAGAGCCACTCCTTCGCCTCTGGAGGACGTGGGGGGTGTGGCAGATCCCAGAGCTGGATATCCAGGATGCAGAAGCCCTTCTTGAGCTGTGGCCTCCGGGG agctTCCTGGTCACGGGACATGACCCCAGTCAGGTCCTTGTGTTGAGGACAGGAGCTTCACCAGGAGAAATCCACACCTACCAGATCCAGAAGCTTCCTGGTG GTGTGTCTCTGGAATATTCTAACCTCTGCATGCCAGACCTGCCCCATCTCCTGGCCTTCCTATCAGCCAGCAG GGATGTTTTGCCCAGAACACTGCTCTTGCCCCCTCCCACTCTAAGGCCTGGAGACCAACATACAG GTCCCCCACAGACTGGCAGTGTCCACCTCAACGTCCCGGAAAGGGTGCTCTCCATGGTGAACAAGCTCTATCTGGAGACTCacggagggtgggggaaggagcagatccCCCCAGAGACACCTCCAGAAACTGAAGAAAGACACAGTTCTG CCCCCAGGAACCCTGCTCCTCACCGGGTCTCCTGGGTGGAAGGCCCGCTCAGTCTGGAAGTACACCATCCTGGGCCAGACCTGGCCAGCCTggtggaggaaaaagagaaggaggacgaggaggaggatgAAAACAAGGACGACTACAAAGATGAAGAGAATGGCCCCGAGGATGTGCTCACCCATCACATCCAAGCTCTGGCCAGGGCCCGGGGCAACTATGTGGGCAGACAGTTCCAGAGCCTTCGGGCGCGCCTCACCTCAAATGCCAGAGGCCCCCACAGGCCTGGGGACCCGGCCACAGAGCTGCTTCAGGATGTGCGCCACCTCCTTACTGACCTCCAGGACCACTTATCAAAGGACCCCGACGTCAGGGCTGTTTTTGGGAGCAGGGGGCCTGGGGTCCCCCAGAAGGACTATGATCTTG GTACTGCGGTGGAGGCGGCTTTGTGCCGGGCGGTGCTGGCGCCGTTGAAGCCTGCCCTGTGGGCGCGACTCCGCAAACTCCGAGCCCAGGAACTGCGGCGACTGCGGCAGCGACAAATAGCCctgcgggtgggggcggggcctccGGGATGCCAGGGGTTGGGATTTGAGGGGCCGGGCCCAGCCCCCGCCCTGCGCAGTCGCATCCACGCGCGCCTGGAGCACCTCCACGCCGCCTGCGCCCCACGCCGCAAGGTGGCGCTGCTGCTGGCGGTGTGCACTGACGTTTACGCAGGCCTGACTCAGGGGGAGAACCAAG AGCCCCTGGGGGCCGACGCCTTCCTGCCTGCACTGACGGAAGAATTGATCTGGAGTCCACACATTGGGGAGACGCAGCTGGACGTGGAGTTTCTAATGGAGCTGCTGGATCCGGACGAGCTAAGAGGAGAAG CCGGGTACTACCTGACCACGTGGTTTGGGGCGCTGTACCATATCGCTCACTACCAGCCGGATGCGGGCCGCGCACCCCAGGGGCTCAGCTCTGAGGCTCGTGCCTCCCTGCGCCAGTGGCACAGCCGGCGGACACTGCACAGACAGGATAGGCAGGACCACGCTGGAGCCCAG gtCAGCCTGCCCTTTGAGGAACCTTGGGCAAGAGACCCTGTGCCCAGAGACCAATGA